The following proteins are co-located in the Naumovozyma dairenensis CBS 421 chromosome 9, complete genome genome:
- the SCY1 gene encoding Scy1p (similar to Saccharomyces cerevisiae SCY1 (YGL083W); ancestral locus Anc_6.191), whose product MMFWSSKSGISSKYTFSSSPTFTADPWSVYTGRPKSTSSSSPSKVSIFSFDKKFFENYLLKYGIIKSKSSSQDKNLIQEGYEVLRKQVNNLAKLKHPNILTLIEPLEEHSKSFLFVTEFVTGSLDIIFNTSQDNEEQNFFKDYNKDQIVIQRGILQLVNGLDFIHSTTNSVHLNIQPKSIFVNENSDWKLSGLGHLMKLPQGSNTDEYSLPMYDPRIPSFMQLNFDYSAPELMLDHTLTCKNDYFSLALLINFLYCGENIILRSENSVSQYKDEYSNFERKISTLSWDKVFIKLPVKLRHCMPSLMNRDIYSRYNNITDFLESEFFQDPLIKTLNFLDELPTKGNDERLVFLDGLVELLPDFPTTLLQKKFLPILLDLLNQLCTEKNLDLRCISRNVELVLKIGSSLSQLSFHEKVYPVLTHKINFPILLKKSTLSLIENLKILKDSLKLNEFLDIFLKPILNFVLKENDSDSTVIRQEKLLAQLSLILECFDFPTVKNYLLPLISTLFTKTTSLTIKINVVSCFKIFIEQKAVDSYICCDEILPLFKSMKTRDPRILMASLQLFEVLPGLIKDEVGLVEQVLPLLWSYSMSSTLKVEQYIQYSNVIEKLSEDVKQRHLKKLGNSTDLKDLKQGNAFNKIIDTPIAPVRTDMETQTAKNIKVPAIHPTKKTATPPLSASSIPPKMEYSSTEIPKRAYSQQQRTVNTNLQGKDRVTWNPPLNLNPAPISPVSNNTHILTPARSSYATLQQQQQQQQQQQPMVTSTNLQNSTTKNELSGLAFTSQPSISPLQPMGTSSKFPPGFSIPLQPNRKPDNAMANLNSFNTRNDNSASLI is encoded by the coding sequence ATGATGTTTTGGTCATCTAAATCGGGTATCAGCTCTAAATATACATTTTCGTCATCACCTACTTTCACCGCTGATCCATGGAGTGTCTACACCGGCAGGCCAAAATCCACTTCAAGCTCAAGCCCTTCAAAAGTCTCgatattttcctttgatAAAAAATTCTTTGAGAACTATCTTCTAAAGTATGGAATAATCAAATCGAAATCCTCTTCACAGGATAAAAATCTCATCCAGGAAGGTTATGAAGTCTTACGTAAACAAGTTAACAATCTAGCTAAACTGAAGcatccaaatattttaacATTAATTGAGCCATTAGAAGAACATTCGAAATCGTTTTTGTTTGTCACTGAATTTGTTACAGGTTCATTAGatattatcttcaacaCATCCCAAGACAATGAGGAGcaaaatttcttcaaagattataataaagatCAAATTGTTATACAGCGTGGGATCCTACAATTAGTCAATGGGCTGGATTTTATTCATTCCACTACCAATTCCGTgcatttaaatattcaaccAAAATCAATCTTCGTCAATGAAAATTCAGATTGGAAACTATCAGGATTAGGccatttaatgaaattaccACAGGGATCAAACACAGATGAATACTCGTTACCAATGTATGATCCTCGAATTCCATCTTTCATGCAATTAAACTTTGATTATAGTGCCCCTGAACTGATGTTGGATCATACTTTGACGTGCAAGAATGATTATTTCTCACTAGCTTTactgataaattttttgtattGTGGAGAGAATATCATTTTACGTAGTGAGAACTCAGTAAGTCaatataaagatgaatattccaattttgAGAGGAAAATTAGTACTTTGTCATGGGATAAAGTGTTTATCAAATTACCAGTGAAATTAAGACATTGTATGCCCAGTCTAATGAATAGAGACATTTATTCCcgatataataatattactgATTTCTTAGAATCTGAATTTTTCCAAGACCCACTTATAAAAACTTTGAATTTCCTAGACGAATTACCAACGAAAGGCAATGATGAACGACTAGTGTTTTTAGATGGTCTTGTAGAATTATTACCAGATTTCCCAACGACACTGTTACAGAAAAAATTCCTTCCAATATTATTGGACTTGTTAAATCAATTATGTACAGAGAAAAATCTAGATCTCAGATGTATTTCAAGGAATGTAGAATTGGTCTTGAAGATAGGTTCATCCTTATCTCAATTATCTTTCCATGAAAAGGTATATCCTGTCCTGACACATAAAAtcaattttccaattttgttgaagaaatcaactctttctttgattgagaatttgaagattttgaaagattcgttgaaattaaatgaatttctagatatttttttgaaaccaatattgaatttcGTTTTAAAGGAGAATGATTCCGATTCAACAGTTATACGTCAAGAGAAGTTATTAGCACAGCTATCACTAATCCTTGAATGTTTTGATTTCCCCActgtgaaaaattatttactACCATTGATTTCCACTTTATTTACCAAGACAACAAGTTTAACAATTAAGATAAATGTAGTTTCATGTTTTAAGATTTTCATTGAACAGAAAGCTGTTGACTCTTATATTTGTTGTGATGAAATTTTACCATTGTTCAAATCAATGAAAACTCGAGATCCGAGAATCCTAATGGCGTCTTTGCAATTATTTGAAGTTTTGCCCGGATTAATCAAGGACGAAGTTGGATTAGTGGAACAAGTACTACCATTATTATGGAGTTATTCGATGTCATCAACGTTAAAAGTGGAACAATATATTCAGTATTCAAATGTCATTGAAAAACTTTCTGAAGATGTCAAACAACgtcatttgaagaaattaggTAACTCAACTGATTTGAAAGACTTAAAACAAGGTAACGCATTTAACAAAATTATAGATACACCAATTGCCCCTGTTAGAACAGACATGGAAACTCAAACAGCTAAGAATATTAAAGTTCCTGCAATACATCCTACTAAGAAAACAGCAACCCCACCATTATCAGCATCATCGATACCACCTAAAATGGAATATTCCTCGACCGAGATACCGAAAAGAGCATATTCTCAACAACAACGTACTGTTAATACAAATCTACAAGGGAAGGACCGAGTTACTTGGAATCCACCACTTAACCTCAATCCGGCTCCTATCAGCCCTGTAAGCAACAATACTCATATTCTAACCCCTGCGCGTAGTAGTTATGCGACActgcaacaacaacaacaacaacaacaacaacaacaacctATGGTCACATCTACAAACTTACAAAATTCCACTACCAAAAATGAACTTTCTGGTTTAGCGTTTACCAGTCAACCATCTATATCGCCTCTACAGCCAATGGGAACATCATCTAAGTTCCCTCCTGGATTTTCAATTCCGCTTCAACCAAATAGGAAGCCGGACAATGCAATGGCTAATCTCAATTCGTTCAATACGAGGAATGATAATTCGGCGTCGTTAATTTAA
- the MF(ALPHA)2 gene encoding Mf(Alpha)2p (similar to Saccharomyces cerevisiae MF(ALPHA)2 (YGL089C) and MF(ALPHA)1 (YPL187W); ancestral locus Anc_6.185) → MKFSTLLSTAAALASTSLAAPINTTETIDNSSAATSADIPAEAILGYLDLDGDNDIALLPFANATSNGLLFVNTTIVEQATKEQQNGDGSVDLTKREADAEANWHWLRLDPGQPLYKREADAEAEANWHWLRLDPGQPLYKREADADAEANWHWLRLDPGQPLYKREAAADAEANWHWLRLDPGQPLY, encoded by the coding sequence ATGAAGTTCTCCACTCTTTTATCTACTGCTGCTGCTTTAGCTTCCACTTCATTGGCTGCTCCAATTAATACCACTGAAACCATTGACAACTCCTCTGCTGCAACTTCTGCAGATATTCCAGCTGAAGCTATCCTTGGTTATTTAGATCTAGATGGTGACAATGATATCGCTTTATTACCATTCGCTAATGCTACATCAAATGGTTTATTATTCGTTAATACTACTATTGTCGAACAAGCTACtaaagaacaacaaaatggTGACGGTTCTGTTGATTTAACAAAGAGAGAAGCTGACGCCGAAGCCAACTGGCATTGGTTGAGATTAGACCCAGGTCAACCATTATACAAGAGAGAAGCTGACGCTGAAGCTGAAGCCAACTGGCATTGGTTGAGATTAGACCCGGGTCAACCATTGTATAAGAGAGAAGCTGACGCTGATGCTGAGGCTAACTGGCATTGGTTGAGACTAGACCCAGGTCAACCATTATACAAGAGAGAAGCTGCTGCTGATGCAGAAGCTAACTGGCATTGGTTGAGATTAGACCCAGGTCAACCATTGTATTAA
- the LCL3 gene encoding Lcl3p (similar to Saccharomyces cerevisiae YGL085W; ancestral locus Anc_6.189): MAEGTSHPNRQISPSSVTHVVLLSTCLTGTILVSLVSYNRYLRQYKSTLDIPKSLLRKNWIYGKVTAVGDGDNFHFFHMPGGTIGGWGWLREIPILESNDIPQVTSSKNNMNHGNKSKNTKTKEFLSWTYSFLFRPKLTQKKISDHYLNLHVPYKGKRNLLTLSIRLCGIDAPERAHFGNPAQPFGDEALITLRHLILGRRIWIKPLSIDQYNRCVARVVYWSWLSGWKDVSLEMLKQGMAIVYEGKNNAEFDGKEKNIDYMSIYLGVKGKGYGVRRNS; encoded by the coding sequence ATGGCAGAAGGTACAAGCCACCCAAATCGTCAAATAAGCCCATCATCAGTCACTCATGTTGTCCTCTTATCAACATGTTTAACGGGAACAATTCTCGTGAGTCTGGTTTCCTATAACAGATATTTAAGACAATATAAGAGTACGTTAGATATTCCAAAAAGCTTACTCCgaaaaaattggatatATGGTAAGGTGACAGCAGTAGGGGATGGTGataatttccattttttccATATGCCAGGAGGGACAATAGGAGGATGGGGATGGCTAAGAGAAATACCAATTTTAGAAAGTAATGATATCCCTCAGGTTACATCTTCGAAAAATAACATGAACCACGGTAACAAGAGTAAAAATACTAAAACGAAAGAGTTTCTTTCTTGGACTTATTCATTCTTGTTTAGACCGAAATTAACAcagaagaaaatttcagatcattatttgaatttacaTGTACCATATAAAGGTAAGCGGAACTTACTGACTCTTTCCATTCGTTTATGTGGTATTGACGCTCCCGAGAGGGCTCATTTTGGTAATCCTGCACAGCCTTTTGGGGATGAGGCTCTGATAACGTTAAGGCACTTGATTTTAGGGAGAAGAATATGGATCAAACCTCTCTCGATTGACCAATATAATCGGTGCGTCGCAAGAGTAGTCTATTGGAGTTGGCTGAGTGGATGGAAAGATGTTAGTTTAGAAATGTTGAAGCAAGGAATGGCTATAGTTTATGAAGGTAAAAATAATGCCGAATTTGAtgggaaagaaaaaaatatagacTATATGAGTATATATCTAGGAGTAAAAGGAAAGGGATATGGAGTCAGAAGAAATTCATAA
- the NDAI0I01200 gene encoding uncharacterized protein (similar to Saccharomyces cerevisiae YEL025C; ancestral locus Anc_1.464), with protein sequence MSNTLEASFRSERVADSTTSPVYLSIDNIYDGQKQPILVENQPRGCSPMLILNENTYEFNNEDPTKFMPTSDIYLWNTSEARYIGKSDRGDEMYCILSSEGTLSIVHKKYDSKKNGQKGPFYFGVEKKFVFNDILNPEIPFLMTSYLRRIYYSYDKRSIRCVAATGELKDTLEAISRETHFYPIVFSLGFTEELIHFEILGRGGILACIFRDTTSNYLGVQYTRWCAEQSQFVLVTKKLMVENAESVGDLKVKKLFDYILIAFDPHYRKTWILSPKYESKCFTNDILPESVEVSERFDIIQKDKKSTIYIYTKDGRVFSFRITVNQKGVLQVMPWKPLDLGVEQLGLKFELIWTFNDGLQFFFYKDGKIHLLDTSKGNKIINIGLTSEKTPEYINYVDAQPIPNGGSDLDSLLLAGITKEGYGILEKRHCHKVVSNSASTIFNIPHAPVFDIWVDDNMLYYDTGSSIGELPHNFKLKQYGNSSRRLPNIEIEELYYGALMHFVATQDKNPNDYSIVAKERLLWESRDMRTLDEKDYGKSYYKGNTDALLKFLTNHGDFVSIRMGRDRTFSLVHSTNYSKYLNHLDEATLLTSYNSMNFFCQRNHLSRFIDNSKPIQINLPPDFFAAEMTTITYNEILWKERQRHTYIVLSSYDGKILLFSLTLEKLLEIQLDTRKPLKYTSCDDPEFALLVLYNEDVILMINLADLIYFTIEFKFKARTIVWIDSEKPKRRRPKSFLILDTKNTVHFYDFVSKKSTLNELYSAVSSLTLPLTSEIPLRLLVLPNSPQWAVLLSFQENTSETLLSILNYKTMEVIQRLVVESMYSNCLIEPLLPQEDGLSNLRFELEKYFILYYRHNSEPKFFIYRLSGHTLECVQVQKLLFPVTHILVSRLDVYFYGSQFEHYCIELLPGNVVKLKKTGQTNMLENYPTFFTGSFVNNETLVTVDPFDGTKRYEKQSLQAKSFHADTLELENYCNTYNLVTHVATKRVYRELENKKSPSFKESYLQDGLDAFRELSIKPLTIPGRLYRAMADLQNYLYIYYELGSKDESRSVLSPFYKVQLPGTITNVIPVRPHFENIQLEPESSYPLWRNRIPLFLVTCSNSQLFIISEITKKQVREKFREYTPPMPEHIYPFQRNSGCSLINYPPRNEDKLCPPGHTYQIEVLEETLPQRIAIKFLRTGLESSPSHPDSNDSDSNCSLP encoded by the coding sequence ATGTCAAACACACTCGAAGCTTCCTTCCGATCGGAAAGAGTTGCAGATTCCACAACCTCTCCGGTGTACTTGAGTATCGATAATATTTATGACGGACAGAAACAACCAATCCTTGTAGAGAACCAACCTCGTGGCTGTTCACCAATGCTTATTTTGAATGAGAACACatatgaatttaataacgAAGATCCTACCAAATTCATGCCCACAAGCGATATTTACCTATGGAATACCTCTGAAGCCCGTTATATTGGGAAATCTGACAGGGGCGACGAAATGTACTGTATTCTTTCTTCAGAGGGTACATTGTCAATCGTTCACAAGAAGTATGACTCAAAGAAAAACGGCCAGAAAGGGCCTTTTTATTTCGGGGTAGAAAAAAAGtttgttttcaatgataTACTAAATCCTGAAATACCTTTTCTGATGACATCGTACTTGCgaagaatttattattcctATGATAAAAGAAGTATACGATGTGTAGCAGCTACTGGGGAGTTGAAAGATACACTTGAAGCGATAAGTCGAGAAACGCATTTTTATCCAATTGTGTTTTCTCTGGGCTTTACTGAAGAGTTAAtacattttgaaatattagGCAGAGGAGGTATACTAGCTTGTATATTCCGAGACACTACCAGCAATTATCTAGGAGTACAGTACACTCGATGGTGTGCCGAACAATCCCAATTTGTATTAGTAACGAAAAAGCTCATGGTGGAGAATGCTGAATCTGTTGGTGATTTGAAAGTCAAGAAACTTTTTGATTATATACTGATCGCTTTCGATCCTCATTATAGGAAGACATGGATACTTTCGCCCAAATATGAATCAAAATGTTTCACGAATGACATACTTCCTGAAAGTGTCGAAGTAAGCGAACGATTTGACATAATACAGAAAGACAAGAAGTCAACCATATACATCTATACCAAAGACGGAAGAGTCTTTTCATTTAGAATCACTGTCAATCAGAAAGGGGTTTTACAAGTCATGCCCTGGAAACCACTAGACTTAGGTGTGGAACAGCTGGGTTTAAAATTTGAACTCATATGGACATTTAATGACGGATtacaatttttcttttataaaGATGGGAAAATACACCTACTAGATACAAGTAAgggaaataaaattataaatattgGCTTAACATCAGAAAAAACTCctgaatatattaattatgTAGATGCTCAACCTATCCCAAATGGAGGATCCGACTTAGATAGCCTTCTTTTGGCTGGTATAACAAAAGAAGGTTACGGTATACTAGAAAAGAGACACTGTCATAAAGTGGTGTCTAACTCAGCTTCCactattttcaatataccTCATGCACCTGTGTTTGACATATGGGTGGACGATAACATGCTATATTATGACACTGGCTCTTCTATTGGTGAACTTCCCCATAATTTCAAACTAAAACAATACGGCAACAGTTCTCGTCGGCTTCCCAACATTGAGATCGAAGAATTATATTATGGGGCACTCATGCATTTCGTCGCAACACAGGATAAAAACCCAAATGATTATTCAATAGTAGCTAAAGAGCGTTTGTTGTGGGAAAGTCGAGATATGAGAACACTGGACGAGAAAGATTATGGAAAAAGTTATTACAAAGGAAACACGGATGCTTTACTAAAATTTTTGACAAACCATGGagattttgtttcaatCAGAATGGGAAGAGATCGAACATTTAGCCTTGTCCATAGTACTAACTATAGTAAATATCTAAATCATTTAGATGAAGCAACATTATTGACATCGTATAACTCAATGAACTTTTTCTGCCAAAGGAATCATCTATCGCGATTCATTGATAACAGTAAACctattcaaataaatctgCCACCTGATTTTTTTGCAGCTGAAATGACAACAATAACCTATAATGAAATCCTTTGGAAGGAACGTCAACGCCATACATATATCGTTTTATCAAGCTACGACGGAAAGATACTATTGTTTTCGTTAACTTTAGAGAAACTTCTAGAAATCCAACTTGATACGAGAAAACCTTTAAAATATACCTCATGCGATGATCCCGAATTTGCACTGTTGGTTCTATACAACGAGGAtgtaatattaatgataaatttagccgatttaatttatttcactatagaattcaaattcaaggCAAGGACTATAGTTTGGATCGACTCAGAGAAGCCAAAGCGAAGAAGACCAAAGTCTTTCCTTATTCTAGATACTAAAAATACTGTTCATTTTTATGACTTTGTAAGTAAGAAATCAACGCTGAATGAGCTATACTCAGCCGTAAGTTCTTTGACGTTGCCTTTGACTTCTGAAATTCCTTTGCGATTGCTTGTACTACCTAACTCCCCACAATGGGCAGTTttactttcttttcaagaaaatactTCTGAAACACTCCTCTCTATACTGAATTATAAAACAATGGAGGTGATACAACGCCTAGTAGTAGAATCGATGTACTCAAATTGTCTTATAGAACCATTATTGCCCCAAGAGGACGGGTTATCAAACTTGCGTtttgaattagaaaaatatttcatacTTTATTACCGCCATAACTCTGAACccaaattctttatttatcGATTATCGGGACATACATTGGAATGTGTCCAAGTGCAAAAGTTACTATTTCCAGTCACGCATATTCTTGTTAGTAGACTTGACGTGTATTTCTACGGCTCTCAGTTTGAACATTATTGTATTGAATTGTTACCTGGGAATGTAGTCAAGTTAAAGAAAACTGGACAAACTAACATGCTTGAAAACTATCCTACATTTTTTACTGGATCCTTTGTCAACAATGAAACGCTTGTCACCGTGGACCCATTTGACGGAACAAAACGGTACGAGAAGCAAAGCTTACAAGCCAAATCATTCCATGCTGATACcttagaattagaaaattattgCAATACCTATAACTTGGTAACACACGTAGCGACTAAAAGAGTTTATAGAGagttagaaaataaaaagtcTCCATCTTTTAAGGAATCATACCTGCAAGACGGATTAGATGCCTTTAGAGAGCTATCAATAAAACCGCTAACTATTCCAGGAAGACTATACCGAGCGATGGCAGATCTACAGAATTacctttatatatattatgaaCTTGGAAGTAAAGATGAAAGTCGATCTGTCCTCTCTCCATTTTACAAAGTCCAACTTCCAGGAACAATAACAAATGTAATCCCTGTTCGACCtcattttgaaaacatCCAGTTGGAACCGGAAAGTAGTTATCCGTTATGGAGGAACCGTATTCCATTGTTTTTAGTTACCTGTTCTAACTCCCAACTTTTCATTATCTCCGAAATTACCAAAAAACAAGTAAGGGAGAAATTTCGTGAATATACTCCACCAATGCCTGAACATATTTATccttttcaaagaaatagTGGCTGTTCTTTAATAAACTATCCTCCAAGAAATGAGGACAAGTTGTGCCCTCCTGGACACACTTATCAAATTGAAGTATTGGAAGAAACCCTACCGCAGCGAATAGctattaaatttttgagGACAGGCTTGGAATCTAGTCCGAGCCACCCAGATTCCAATGACAGTGATAGTAATTGCTCATTACCGTAA
- the MMS2 gene encoding E2 ubiquitin-conjugating protein MMS2 (similar to Saccharomyces cerevisiae MMS2 (YGL087C); ancestral locus Anc_6.187) translates to MSNIRLREEICCLYVMLCYFQYSPRSFRLLEELEKGEKGKGPESCSYGLADGDDITMTNWNGTILGPPHSNHENRIYSVAITCGPNYPDVPPTIKFISKINLPCVDDVTGEVKASSFHTLRDWKRSFTMENLLLDLRKEMATPTNKKLKQPAEGTTF, encoded by the exons ATGTCAAACATTCGACTTCGGGAAGAGATATGTTGTT TGtatgttatgttatgttatTTTCAATACAGTCCAAGAAGTTTTAGATTacttgaagaattagaaaaaggTGAAAAGGGAAAAGGACCTGAATCATGCAGTTATGGCCTGGCAGATGGGGACGATATTACAATGACGAATTGGAATGGGACAATATTAGGTCCGCCTCACAGTAACCATGAGAATAGAATCTATTCTGTTGCTATTACATGTGGTCCAAATTATCCTGATGTCCCACCGACGATAAAATTCATTTCAAAGATTAATTTGCCTTGTGTTGATGATGTAACGGGTGAAGTTAAAGCAAGTTCGTTCCATACTTTACGTGATTGGAAAAGATCTTTCACTATGGAGAATTTGCTATTAGATTTAAGAAAAGAGATGGCTACGCCAACgaacaagaaattgaagcAACCAGCGGAAGGTACTACTTTTTAA
- the MAD1 gene encoding coiled-coil domain-containing protein MAD1 (similar to Saccharomyces cerevisiae MAD1 (YGL086W); ancestral locus Anc_6.188), with protein MSNSNNNSGGSSPFLETPVSPVRNKVHIEQEPSKIPRIPLGLKENNEKDHKILALQYQLNSLQNEYEIEKLQMQRQLNSVDKEYRNTIDELEKSLNDVKFLHETNDSLHDEVTNLRKSLDTVKKEQQNRIDELESEVNLKHNEVEKLKIDFENEISKISHELENVNMENANNKTMLQRYEEELARQSQEIKELNKLNSEKDDEISDLKTKNMMKPQQLDSTEDFTTINNMFQDQVKFCKQLEEANIKQANELKQLRNFQNSNDFYKLENKKLQGEITTLKDSLASFKTMELDFVQLQSKLASWEFFDDDGEINESLKIKEPKDIIRDWKFQKMACTRLSDEKRALDTSYKDLQKLNEELALERNQLLDLNRNYENNLINLKKLNYELEQQRILSFEECKLLRKELDDLDTFNKDNNIDAAVNTDNIKQFEVLVDDYKNKTEDLTNELRKIHEEQTKEQKQQLQNSKKRKTNDTNGMTYYSQRINELQIEIGSLSRSIESKDNTITVLENKIRKLTALKEKKIRILQLRDSPLLKDQFIKKKELELLRAENRSLLKKLMPDGADTENLEQVPISVYNNLNFEINQREEEIFKCNKKLLRLKEVFNKKSLEFIDVVNSLLGFKIEFLQDNKVKIYSCFKPTHYLMVDLVANTLRSNLDDPDIIGDWDDLLRLWIGEREQIPCLLATITLRLWELSSSSEKKS; from the coding sequence ATGAGCAATAGCAACAATAATAGCGGTGGCTCTTCTCCATTTCTAGAGACACCCGTCTCTCCTGTTAGGAATAAAGTGCATATAGAGCAAGAACCCTCGAAGATACCTAGAATTCCCTTAGGATTGAAGGAGAATAATGAGAAAGATCATAAAATTTTAGCTCTACAATACCAATTGAATAGTCTTCAGAATGAATATGAGATCGAGAAGTTACAAATGCAAAGACAATTGAATTCTGTTGACAAAGAGTATCGAAATacaattgatgaattagagAAATCTTTGAATGATGTGAAGTTTCTTCATGAAACTAACGATTCTTTACATGATGAAGTGACTAACTTGAGGAAAAGTTTGGATACGGTCaaaaaagaacaacaaaatcGAATCGATGAATTGGAATCTGAAGTGAATTTGAAGCATAATGAAGtggaaaaattgaaaatagatTTCGAAAACGAAATATCTAAGATATCTCATGAGTTGGAAAATGTAAATATGGAGAACgctaataataaaacaatgTTACAACGttatgaagaagaattggCTCGTCAATctcaagaaattaaagagttgaataaattaaatagCGAAAAAGATGACGAAATTTCTGACTTAAAGACgaaaaatatgatgaaaCCTCAACAACTTGATAGTACAGAAGATTTTACTACGATTAATAACATGTTTCAAGATCAAGTGAAATTTTGCAAACAATTAGAAGAGGCTAATATAAAACAGGCAAATGAGTTGAAACAACTAAgaaactttcaaaattctaacgatttttataaattagaaaataaaaagttaCAAGGTGAAATTACAACTTTGAAAGATTCTCTAGCTTCATTTAAAACAATGGAATTGGATTTTGTTCAACTACAGTCAAAACTAGCATCTTGGGAATTTTTCGACGATGATGGCGAAATAAATGAAAGTCttaaaatcaaagaacCTAAAGATATTATTCGTGACtggaaatttcaaaagatgGCTTGCACAAGACTATCTGATGAGAAGAGAGCGTTGGATACGAGTTATAAAGACTTGCAGAAACtgaatgaagaattagCACTAGAAAGAAATCAGCTTTTGGATTTGAATAGAAATTAcgaaaataatttaattaatcttaaaaaattgaattatgaattagaacaacaaagaattttatcatttgaagaatgtAAATTGTTAAGAAAAGAGCttgatgatttagataCGTTCAATAAAGACAACAATATTGATGCAGCGGTAAATACtgataatattaaacaATTCGAAGTGCTCGTTGATGATTACAAAAATAAGACAGAAGATTTAACCAATGAATTAAGGAAGATACATGAAGAGCAAACAAAAGAACagaaacaacaattacaaaatagTAAAAAGAGGAAAACAAATGATACGAATGGAATGACATATTACTCTCAAAGAATAAATGAActtcaaattgaaattggCTCCTTATCAAGAAGTATTGAAAGCAAAGACAACACAATTACAgtattagaaaataaaataagaaaactAACTGCcttgaaagagaagaaaattagAATTTTACAACTACGTGATAGTCCACTTTTGAAGGatcaattcatcaaaaagaaagaacTTGAATTATTGAGAGCTGAAAACAGAAGTCTGCTGAAGAAACTAATGCCTGATGGTGCTGACACGGAGAATTTAGAACAAGTCCCGATTTCTGTTTACAATAATCTGAACTTCGAAATAAACCAACGTGAggaagaaattttcaaatgtaACAAAAAGTTGTTAAGGTTAAAGGAAGTTTTCAACAAGAAATCTTTAGAATTCATTGATGTTGTAAATTCCTTATTAGGATTCAAAATCGAATTTCTGCAAGATAACaaagtaaaaatatattcatgtTTCAAACCTACCCATTATTTGATGGTAGATCTAGTGGCAAATACGTTGAGATCTAATTTGGACGATCCTGACATTATTGGAGATTGGGATGATCTACTACGCCTATGGATCGGTGAACGTGAGCAAATTCCATGTCTCCTAGCTACGATAACACTGCGACTTTGGGAGCTATCCTCATCGTCTGAAAAGAAAAGCTAA